The following proteins are encoded in a genomic region of Diabrotica virgifera virgifera chromosome 1, PGI_DIABVI_V3a:
- the LOC126879155 gene encoding uncharacterized protein LOC126879155, translating to MSLVTGKYVKTGEEGLKELMKKQGVPENFVNRPQDEKFVSEYKLDGNKITKSHIVEGAADKTRTREIILGQEYEEQFGPRKVKNVATLEGNVLTITTLHDDGSAGTKRIHTFSEDGLVVVHKSSKEEGKMMFKRL from the exons atgtctcTAGTAACTGGAAAATACGTTAAGACTGGAGAAGAAGGCTTAAAAGAATTGATGAAAAAGCAAG GAGTACCAGAAAATTTCGTTAACCGTCCACAAGATGAGAAATTTGTAAGTGAATACAAACTAGACGGCAACAAAATCACCAAAAGTCATATTGTTGAAGGAGCTGCAGACAAAACAAGAACGAGAGAAATCATTTTAGGACAAGAATACGAAGAACAATTTGGACCTCGTAAAGTCAAG AATGTGGCCACACTTGAAGGAAATGTTCTCACAATAACAACTCTTCATGATGATGGATCAGCAGGAACAAAAAGAATACACACTTTTTCAGAGGATGGACTAGTAGTT GTTCATAAAAGTAGCAAAGAAGAAGGGAAAATGATGTTCAAGAGGTTGTAA